A single genomic interval of Osmia lignaria lignaria isolate PbOS001 chromosome 9, iyOsmLign1, whole genome shotgun sequence harbors:
- the LOC117602028 gene encoding ecto-NOX disulfide-thiol exchanger 2: MAYNFPGVPAAAMAPMGMGPMGPLASIAGPQSFMELAGGQGFPPLPPPIPLPGMNDSPLEFSTNKNQPPVARETSEDGSDKRGEKNDVRRDRENRDNRDNRDNRRSRSERSDRRERDRERREERNERDRREERRPEERNSMNSTNNNNNNNNNNNNGHNNCNSNGNEIPSSSSSSNTSNTPNLGPQMEQATGVWGMGVGYPVMGMGPMGPMGPMMGEMTLGPHMGHTHSYGPMSMGMMSHDGSMISAQILGPEQIMNDAAQIMSSALPPPPTTPQGTKEIIHCKSCTLFPPNPNAPPPTTRERPPGCRTIFVGGLPENITETIIQEIFERCGEITTLRLSKKNFCHIRFVLENSVDAAIYLSGYRVRIGSSGDSANTGRLHVDFAQARDDQYEWECRQRQLQREQRHRERVEKERQRAPSSPPPVVHYTDHEASNICEKIKQDDTFMKAVQVVVTWLERGDCTKRNANTFYSMIQSTNSHVRRLLTEKVAYEEELQKAKELMKGRMQGLLIQFSQIERVFTAASHKKVWDHFTKAQRKNIEMWKKQSSEIKAVQLEETLMEGEGEMEVSDSEEEPQRKKARNQSDVHDDSERLQALKEENDSLRCQLEAYKNEVDLLKSETKSEIDGKDKQMKMLQQTLKGMQEQLMQSRKQQAQDDQKIKDLTVKLNATKKEEPRESEIITLDKDDDINEEPRTPKQLVSTSNFVQITQKDAKLIGLIATFLHIHPFGASVDYLWSYLQKMEPGIKPNEVEALMQRFPQVFKQDLFGIGANMERRWQFSGFNVYRNH, translated from the exons aTGGCTTATAATTTTCCCGGTGTGCCAGCAGCCGCTATGGCACCAATGG GTATGGGACCGATGGGACCCCTTGCTTCAATTGCTGGTCCACAAAGTTTTATGGAATTAGCAGGAGGCCAAGGATTTCCTCCTCTACCTCCACCGATACCATTACCTGGAATGAATGATTCTCCTTTAGAGTTCAGTACAAACAAAAATCAACCACCGGTAGCTAGAGAAACATCTGAAGATGGTAGTGAcaaaaggggagaaaaaaatgatgttagACGAGATAGGGAAAATAGAGATAATAGAGATAATCGAGATAACAGAag ATCTAGAAGTGAACGAAGCGATAGAAGAGAGAGGGAtagggaaagaagagaagaaagaaatgaaagagatCGAAGAGAGGAACGACGACCAGAAGAACGAAATAGTATGAATtccacaaataataataataacaataataataataataataatgggcATAACAATTGTAATTCGAATGGTAATGAAATTCCATCGTCATCATCGTCATCAAATACAAGTAATACTCCAAATTTGGGCCCACAAATGGAACAAGCAACAGGAGTTTGGGGAATGGGAGTTGGATATCCGGTAATGGGAATGGGTCCGATGGGGCCAATGGGACCGATGATGGGTGAAATGACGCTTGGTCCACATATGGGACATACTCACAGTTACGGGCCTATGAGTATGGGAATGATGTCGCACGATGGTAGCATGATCAGTGCACAGATATTAGGACCGGAACAAATAATGAACGACGCTGCCCAGATTATGAGTAGCGCTTTACCTCCTCCACCAACAACACCGCAAGGTACCAAAGAAATTATACATTGTAAAAGTTGTACTTTGTTTCCACCAAATCCAAACGCTCCACCTCCAACAACTAGAGAAAGGCCTCCAGGATGCAGAACAATTTTCGTCGGag GTCTACCAGAAAATATTACAGAAACGATAattcaagaaatatttgaacGGTGCGGTGAAATAACGACTCTACGTCTTTCTAAGAAAAATTTCTGTCATATACGTTTCGTACTTGAGAACAGTGTGGATGCAGCTATATATTTGTCTGGATACCGAGTCAGAATAGGATCGAGCGGTGATTCTGCAAACACTGGAAGGCTTCACGTAGACTTTGCTCAG GCTAGGGATGATCAATATGAATGGGAATGTAGGCAGCGTCAACTACAAAGAGAGCAGCGTCACAGAGAGAGGGTTGAAAAGGAAAGACAAAGAGCACCATCCAGTCCACCCCCGGTAGTACATTACACGGATCATGAAGCGTCAAACATTTGTGAAAAGATTAAACAAGATGATACCTTTATGAAAGCGGTACAA GTTGTCGTGACGTGGCTCGAGCGTGGAGATTGCACCAAACGCAATGCTAATACGTTTTATTCGATGATACAGTCAACCAACTCTCACGTTCGACGATTACTTACAGAAAAGGTCGCGTACGAAGAGGAGCTTCAGAAAGCTAAGGAATTGATGAAAGGCAGAATGCAGGGACTTCTGATACAAT TCAGTCAGATTGAACGCGTCTTTACTGCGGCCAGCCACAAGAAGGTCTGGGATCACTTCACAAAGGCTCAACGGAAGAATATCGAAATGTGGAAGAAACAATCCTCG GAGATTAAAGCAGTACAATTGGAAGAAACGTTGATGGAAGGTGAAGGGGAGATGGAAGTTTCGGATTCTGAAGAGGAACCTCAACGAAAAAAAGCACGTAATCAATCGGATGTGCACGATGATTCTGAAAGATTGCAAgctttgaaagaagaaaacgatAGTCTTAGATGTCAATTGGAAGCATATAAAAACGAA GTGGATTTGCTTAAATCTGAGACAAAAAGTGAAATAGATGGAAAAGATAAACAAATGAAGATGCTACAACAAACTTTAAAAGGTATGCAAGAGCAACTGATGCAGTCAAGAAAACAACAAGCACAAGACGATCAGAAAATCAAGGATCTAACTGTAAAACTAAATGCTACCAAAAAGGAAGAACCTAGAGAGAGTGAAATAATAACACTGGATAAGGATGACGATATAAACGAGGAACCTCGAACTCCCAAACAATTAGTTTCAACGTCCAACTTTGTTCAAATTACTCAAAAGGATGCCAAACTTATAG GATTAATAGCAACATTCTTACATATCCACCCGTTTGGTGCGAGTGTAGATTATTTATGGTCGTACTTACAAAAAATGGAACCAGGTATTAAGCCAAACGAAGTAGAAGCCCTAATGCAACGATTTCCACAAGTTTTTAAACAAGACTTATTTGGAATTGGAGCAAATATGGAAAGGCGTTGGCAGTTTTCAGGCTTTAATGTTTATCGCAATCACTAA
- the LOC117602019 gene encoding N-acetyltransferase 9-like protein, which yields MKDNEHIKIIGTNVILIPYKEKHVKRYHEWMKSEELRYFTGSEVLTLEEEFEMQKRWHQDQDKCTFIILEKSIFSATANEIEAMIGDTNLFFNQSDEFNSAEVEIMIANVACRGKKRGWEAMILMLLYGIEKLNITKYMAKIKFNNEKSLNMFEKLKFYKVEKSHIFQEYTFEKVVDQQWKDWLHSNVKDTIIYETYDG from the exons ATGAAAGACAACGAACATAtcaaaattattggaacgaatgTGATTTTAATACCGTACAAAGAAAAACATGTTAAAAG atatCACGAATGGATGAAGTCGGAAGAATTACGTTATTTTACAGGTTCAGAGGTTTTAACGCTAGAAGAAGAATTTGAAATGCAAAAACGATGGCATCAAGATCAGGATA aaTGTACTTTTATCATTTTGGAAAAAAGCATTTTTTCTGCAACTGCAAACGAAatag AAGCTATGATCGGAGacacaaatttattttttaatcagtcAGATGAATTTAATAGCGCGGAGGTTGAAATTATGATAGCAAATGTTGCTTGTAGAGGAAAGAAGAGAGGTTGGGAAGCAATGATTTTAATGCTACTTTATG gaattgaaaaattaaatataaccaAATATATGGCAAAGATTAAGTTCAACAATGAGAAGAGCCTAAAcatgtttgaaaaattaaaattttacaag GTCGAGAAAAGTCATATTTTCCAAGAGTATACTTTTGAGAAAGTTGTAGACCAACAATGGAAGGATTGGCTTCATTCTAATGTTAAAGatacaattatttatgaaacttaTGATGGataa
- the LOC117601993 gene encoding mpv17-like protein — MSVLRILQKLKHSAQKRPLLFNSVIYGSFYTGAEFTRQTYSRIFKFPLSSMSENTVELNTIENKRPLFIWTNKFNETLGLLDENSTGLRDYNWAQLKRYAIYGCFIAGPVLHAWYKWLDAFYKGTAMKIILAKLCVDQFVLTPPLIIIFFISMSLMEGKQDIFNECKAKFLQTFKTSCMYWLPVQFLNFLLIPPTLRVSFVGVAAFCWVNILCYLKSSPLIDSNNNNNSEIKY, encoded by the exons ATGTCTGTCCTGAGAATTCTACAAAAGTTGAAGCATTCCGCTCAAAAAAGACCGTTACTCTTCAATTCAGTGATATACGGTTCATTTTATACTGGTGCTGAATTTACACGACAAACTTATAGCAGAATATTTAAG TTCCCATTATCATCAATGTCGGAGAACACCGTAGAATTGAATACGATCGAGAACAAGAGACCGCTATTTATTTGGAcgaataaattcaacgaaacgtTGGGTTTACTGGACGAAAACTCAACGGGATTAAGAGACTACAATTGGGCCCAACTTAAGCGATATGCTATCTATGGTTGTTTCATTGCAGGACCGGTGTTACATGCATG GTACAAATGGTTAGACGCGTTCTACAAAGGCACGGCAATGAAGATAATTCTTGCAAAACTTTGTGTCGACCAATTTGTTCTTACACCACCAttgattataatattttttatca gtATGAGCCTAATGGAAGGCAAGCAGGATATTTTTAATGAATGCAAAGCGAAATTTCTTCAAACGTTTAAG ACCTCGTGCATGTATTGGTTACCAGTTCAGTTCTTAAATTTTCTACTAATACCACCAACATTACGAGTTTCTTTCGTCGGTGTAGCGGCTTTTTGTTGGGTAAACATTCTTTGCTATTTGAAAAGTTCACCATTAATTGACagcaataacaacaacaatagcGAAATAAAGTATTGA
- the LOC143305658 gene encoding arf-GAP with dual PH domain-containing protein 1 isoform X1 encodes MADLNEKLLAELLKKPGNNVCADCGAKNPEWASYNIGIFVCTRCAGIHRSMGAHISKVKHLKLDRWEDSQVNRIREVGNVAARLHYEERVPPCYRRPSPDAPQVLVEQWIRAKYEREEFCHPERQNHYVSGFMEGFLMKRGKEDSRYHPRKFVLCEAEDTLKYHVKENKEPKAVLRISELNVAFAPPKTGNQNSLQISFMKDGTTRHIYVYHEDPEVITNWYLAIRCAKLHRLQVAYPGATEAELLSQLTRDFPREGFLWKTGPRHTDAYKKRWFTLDGRKLMYHDDPMDAHPKGEIFLGHSSDGFAVKTGVPPGARDQGFSFTLETPDRTYLLSTQSDDDRTQWMNIIQKVIDKPLTPQDATVAARLIRKRTASGTMNIFSSTR; translated from the exons ATGGCGGACTTGAATGAGAAGTTGTTAGCAGAACTGCTAAAAAAACCTGGAAATAACGTATGTGCAGATTGTGGGGCAAAGA atCCAGAATGGGCTTCGTATAACATAGGAATATTTGTGTGCACAAGATGCGCTGGTATACATAGATCTATGGGTGCGCACATCTCTAAGGTTAAACATTTAAAGCTGGACAGATGGGAGGACTCTCAAGTAAATAGAATCAGAGAAGTTGGTAATGTAGCAGCTAGGTTGCATTACGAAGAACGTGTACCTCCGTGTTATCGTAGACCAAGCCCGGATGCACCACA AGTATTGGTGGAGCAATGGATAAGAGCAAAATATGAAAGAGAAGAGTTTTGTCATCCAGAGAGGCAAAATCATTACGTTTCAGGGTTCATGGAAGGATTTTTAATGAAACGTGGCAAAGAAGATTCGCGTTATCATCCTCGTAAGTTTGTTCTTTGCGAAGCAGAAGATACTCTAAAGTACCATGTTAAGGAGAATAAG GAGCCGAAAGCTGTTCTTAGAATATCAGAACTGAATGTGGCTTTTGCTCCACCGAAAACTGGTAATCAGAACAGCTTACAAATATCGTTTATGAAAGATGGTACAACAAGACATATCTATGTATATCACGAAGATCCAGAAGTAATTACAAATTGGTATTTGGCAATAAGATGTGCGAAACTACATCGTTTACAAGTTGCATATCCAGGAGCAACAGAAGCTGAATTACTCTCGCAGCTTACTAGAGATTTTCCTCGTGAAGGGTTTTTATGGAAAACTGGACCTAGGCATACTGATGCTTATAAAAAAAGATGGTTCACGCTAGACGGACGAAAACTAATGTATCATGACGATCCTATG GATGCACATCCGAAAGGTGAAATCTTCTTGGGTCATAGTTCAGACGGTTTTGCAGTGAAAACAGGAGTACCGCCAGGTGCAAGGGATCAAGGATTTTCATTTACTCTCGAAACACCAGATAGAACTTATCTACTTTCTACTCAAAGTGACGATGATAGAACGCAATGGATGAATATTATTCAGAAGGTGATAGATAAACCGCTTACTCCACAAGATGCAACTG tGGCAGCGCGTCTTATAAGAAAACGCACAGCTAGTGGAACAAtgaatatattttcttctacAAGGTAG
- the LOC143305658 gene encoding arf-GAP with dual PH domain-containing protein 1 isoform X2, protein MGAHISKVKHLKLDRWEDSQVNRIREVGNVAARLHYEERVPPCYRRPSPDAPQVLVEQWIRAKYEREEFCHPERQNHYVSGFMEGFLMKRGKEDSRYHPRKFVLCEAEDTLKYHVKENKEPKAVLRISELNVAFAPPKTGNQNSLQISFMKDGTTRHIYVYHEDPEVITNWYLAIRCAKLHRLQVAYPGATEAELLSQLTRDFPREGFLWKTGPRHTDAYKKRWFTLDGRKLMYHDDPMDAHPKGEIFLGHSSDGFAVKTGVPPGARDQGFSFTLETPDRTYLLSTQSDDDRTQWMNIIQKVIDKPLTPQDATVAARLIRKRTASGTMNIFSSTR, encoded by the exons ATGGGTGCGCACATCTCTAAGGTTAAACATTTAAAGCTGGACAGATGGGAGGACTCTCAAGTAAATAGAATCAGAGAAGTTGGTAATGTAGCAGCTAGGTTGCATTACGAAGAACGTGTACCTCCGTGTTATCGTAGACCAAGCCCGGATGCACCACA AGTATTGGTGGAGCAATGGATAAGAGCAAAATATGAAAGAGAAGAGTTTTGTCATCCAGAGAGGCAAAATCATTACGTTTCAGGGTTCATGGAAGGATTTTTAATGAAACGTGGCAAAGAAGATTCGCGTTATCATCCTCGTAAGTTTGTTCTTTGCGAAGCAGAAGATACTCTAAAGTACCATGTTAAGGAGAATAAG GAGCCGAAAGCTGTTCTTAGAATATCAGAACTGAATGTGGCTTTTGCTCCACCGAAAACTGGTAATCAGAACAGCTTACAAATATCGTTTATGAAAGATGGTACAACAAGACATATCTATGTATATCACGAAGATCCAGAAGTAATTACAAATTGGTATTTGGCAATAAGATGTGCGAAACTACATCGTTTACAAGTTGCATATCCAGGAGCAACAGAAGCTGAATTACTCTCGCAGCTTACTAGAGATTTTCCTCGTGAAGGGTTTTTATGGAAAACTGGACCTAGGCATACTGATGCTTATAAAAAAAGATGGTTCACGCTAGACGGACGAAAACTAATGTATCATGACGATCCTATG GATGCACATCCGAAAGGTGAAATCTTCTTGGGTCATAGTTCAGACGGTTTTGCAGTGAAAACAGGAGTACCGCCAGGTGCAAGGGATCAAGGATTTTCATTTACTCTCGAAACACCAGATAGAACTTATCTACTTTCTACTCAAAGTGACGATGATAGAACGCAATGGATGAATATTATTCAGAAGGTGATAGATAAACCGCTTACTCCACAAGATGCAACTG tGGCAGCGCGTCTTATAAGAAAACGCACAGCTAGTGGAACAAtgaatatattttcttctacAAGGTAG